The genomic region GATAAAGCACGTAAGGCATAATGCATGACTTTTGTAAAAGTTAGTGTTGATGATCGTTGTGATGGAAATATGCAACATacgtacacacacataaatgtttaGAAGAGACGGCCTTTTAACCAACAATATCTTGAGTTCTAAATGGAAATTCAGCCCCAGGTTGTCacctgaaaagagaaaaagtgagtTTCTCTATCCTCTTTTAATCCCCACCTTTTTCAGGATCTATAGGGCTCCATTTCTCTGCCCAGGCATCCTGGAGCTCAGGAGACAGCAGTGGGCCTGCAGGGGCTATCGGACCATTTAAGATTCCAGCAATCTCCTTTTTCTTCCtacttcccttccctcccttttCCCCCAGGAGTACCTGAAGGGTCTCTGTAGCCCGGAGATACAGAATGAAATCCACTACCCACCCAAACTGCACTGCATCTTTCTGGGAGCCCAGGGCTTCTTCCTTGATTGCCTGACTTGGAGCACATCTGCCCACTTGGTGCCGGGAGTGCCCGGCTCCCTGATGGTCAGTGGCCTGACTGAGGCCTTCGTCATGGTCCAGAGTCGAGTGGAGGAGCTGGTAGAGCGGCTGAGCTGGGACTTTCGTCTGGGGCCATCCCCTGGAGCCTCTCAGGGTGCTGGAGTGCCGAGAGAGTTCTCTGCCCTGCTGCAGGCCAGGGGGGATGCCCACACAGAGGCCCTGCTGCAGCTGCCCCAGGCCATCCAGGAGGAGCTGCTGAGCCTGGTGCAGGAGGCATCCCGGGGTCAGGGGCCCCAAGCATTCCCATCCTGGGGGTGGGGCGTCCCAGGTCCGCTGGGCGCTCAGCAGCAGGGAGTCAGGACTCCCCTGGGTGACAGTGGAGTGTCTCTGGACACGGGACCTACAGGGTGGCAAGAGTCAAGGGGAGAGAGACATGCCGTGGAGAAGGAGGGAACAAAGCCGGGTGGTGCCAGGGAGATGGATTTGGGGTTGAAGGCGTGGCTCGGGGAAGAGACCTGGGAGAGACTAGTGGCCTTCAGGCCACAGTCAGGAGGAGGAGAGGCCGGGCAGGCAGGGCCTCTAAAGGGGAAGGCCCTGGGGAAGGAGGGAGTTCCCCAAGAAAGAGGAAGGCTTGGGGTCCAGGGCCAGCCTCCTGGTACCCAGGGCCTCTATCAGAGGGCATCTCAGCTCCGGGGAGCCTCCCTCCTCCAGCGGCTCCATAATGGGGAAGCCTCACCTCCAAGAGTGCCCAGCCCCCCACCTGCGCCTGAACCCCCGTGGCACTGTGGGGACCGGGGGGACCGCGGAGACCGGGCAGACAAGCAGCTGGTTGTGGCTCGAGGCCGGGGGTCTCCGTGGAAACGAGGCACCCGGGGGGGCAACCTGGTGACTGGCACACAGCGTTTCCAGGAGGCTCTCCAAGACCCTTTCACGCTGTGCCTTGCTAACGTGCCGGGCAAGCCAGACCTCCGCCATATTGTCATCGATGGCAGCAACGTGGCCATGGTGTGAGTACCTGGTGGGGCTGAGGGTCCCAGGGAGGGGGATGAGGTAGAGATGGGCAGTTGTGTTCATCTTGGGGACATGTGCCAAGCGGCGGGCAGTCCAGCCAGGCTGCCAGGCCTCCACTCTAGGGCCCTTGAGTGCTGACCCCTTCCCACTGCAGGCACGGCCTCCAGCACTACTTCTCCAGCCGGGGCATTGCCATTGCCGTGCAGTACTTCTGGGACCGAGGCCACCGCGACATAACTGTCTTTGTGCCTCAGTGGCGTTTCAGTAAGGACTCCAAGGTCAGAGGTGAGTTGGGCCTGGTCTCTTGTGTCTGTGGATGGGCCCCGTGTTCACCTCGGGGGTAACCCCAGTGTGCTCCTCTGTTTCTCTAGAGGGTCACTTCCTGCATAAGCTGTATTCCCTCAGCCTGCTCTCCCTCACACCCTCCCGGGTCTTGGATGGCAAGAGGATCTCCTCCTATGATGACAGGTACTTGCTTCTCTCTTATCCACAGACTCGACattcagggagcctggtgggagacTGAGGGGGAGACAGAAGCTCTGGCCCCTTCACACTGTAAGACTTGAGTCGTGGGGAAAAGGGCCACTTCTCCATGTGCCCCTATGATTGGGGAGGTAAACCTGCCCTGCagacaggatgagatggatggtggACAACTCTGTTTCAtccttcactttttcacttatcAAACTAAAGGATGCTTCGTATTTATATTAATAGTACCATCTTAATGGTACTATTTTCTAGATGGTAGTACCTTACCATCTAGAAAACACTGGTTTAATGGAGACATGGGAAAGCCGGTGATAGGAATAGCTAGCTGACAAATGCCTCttacaacctagatgtccaaacACATAGAGAAATTCTCCAAccttctggaaaaaccagagtAAACGATccaaataatgataaataaagaATGGATTCCATGCATAATACGGCTGTACAAAACATGGTATTTAAAAGAAGATCAGTGAAAGATCAATGGTCTTAGAATTTGAAGGTCTGAATCTGAGTTTCCTTGCGTAGTCATTGTGGATTCTCTTAGTGGATTAACCTCTTTGTCTCAAGTTCctcttccattcattcatcctcCTTATGAATGTCAAAAGAAGCTAAGGTATGTGCTTGCCTCACTCAAGGTGCTCTGCTGGAGGACAGTGATATTCTTTAGTTTTTCACAGACTCAGTCAAGTGTGGCAGCGTGTCTTATCTCCATTGTACAGAACTGGAGACAGTGGGTCGGAGTAGTTAATTCTCTTGGCAAAGGCTATGACGTGGCAAAGGAAGACCGAGAACTTAAAGCTGCTAGATGGTTTAATTGAAGAACACAAGACACATGTCCTCCCTGGTGTACACAGTGTGGGAGACAGGTGGAtcttacttattattattttttttaatagactttttcccctccctttggctgcactggatctttgttgtggcatgtggggtcttagttcccccaaccagggactgaaccctcattccctgcattggaaggtgtattcttaaccactggaccaccagggaagtcccatgggtgGATTTTAAAAGCTAACtaactaatttgaaaaaattatggTGGTAAGTTCTTTATTCTCTAGGATTctcagttttaaattaaaaaagagttcCCAAGCTGTActgattatatattttgttttttcaaatgcttAGCTTTTACTCCCTAA from Dama dama isolate Ldn47 chromosome 12, ASM3311817v1, whole genome shotgun sequence harbors:
- the KHNYN gene encoding protein KHNYN, which codes for MPTWGAGSQSPDRFAVSAEAEDTVREQLPHVERIFRVGMSVLPKDCPENPHIWLQLEGPKENASRAKEYLKGLCSPEIQNEIHYPPKLHCIFLGAQGFFLDCLTWSTSAHLVPGVPGSLMVSGLTEAFVMVQSRVEELVERLSWDFRLGPSPGASQGAGVPREFSALLQARGDAHTEALLQLPQAIQEELLSLVQEASRGQGPQAFPSWGWGVPGPLGAQQQGVRTPLGDSGVSLDTGPTGWQESRGERHAVEKEGTKPGGAREMDLGLKAWLGEETWERLVAFRPQSGGGEAGQAGPLKGKALGKEGVPQERGRLGVQGQPPGTQGLYQRASQLRGASLLQRLHNGEASPPRVPSPPPAPEPPWHCGDRGDRGDRADKQLVVARGRGSPWKRGTRGGNLVTGTQRFQEALQDPFTLCLANVPGKPDLRHIVIDGSNVAMVHGLQHYFSSRGIAIAVQYFWDRGHRDITVFVPQWRFSKDSKVREGHFLHKLYSLSLLSLTPSRVLDGKRISSYDDRFMVKLAEETDGIIVSNDQFRDLAEESEKWMAIIRERLLPFTFVGNLFMVPDDPLGRNGPTLDEFLKKPVRAPGSSKPQPSARGVTEHSHQQQGRKEEDKGNGGIRKTRETERLRRQLLEVFWGQDHKVDFILQREPYCRDINQLSEALLSLNF